The following are from one region of the Variovorax sp. V213 genome:
- the glnK gene encoding P-II family nitrogen regulator, whose amino-acid sequence MKLVTAIIKPFKLDEVREALSAIGVQGITVTEVKGFGRQKGHTELYRGAEYVVDFLPKVKIEAAVSDDLVDRVIEAVEGAARTGKIGDGKIFVYNLEQVVRIRTGETGREAL is encoded by the coding sequence ATGAAGCTGGTCACAGCCATCATCAAACCGTTCAAGCTCGACGAGGTGCGCGAAGCACTGTCGGCCATCGGTGTGCAAGGCATCACGGTCACGGAAGTCAAGGGTTTCGGCCGCCAGAAGGGCCACACCGAGCTGTACCGCGGCGCCGAGTACGTGGTCGACTTCCTGCCCAAGGTCAAGATCGAAGCGGCGGTGTCCGACGATCTCGTCGACCGCGTGATCGAAGCCGTCGAGGGTGCTGCCCGCACCGGCAAGATCGGCGACGGAAAGATCTTTGTCTACAACCTCGAGCAGGTGGTCCGCATCCGCACCGGCGAAACGGGCCGTGAAGCCCTCTGA
- a CDS encoding TorF family putative porin, producing MHRKFAQAMAVAALAALPMLASAQLTGNVALTSNYKFRGQDQDMIGKNDYAKTKGFKPAIQGGFDYAFGESGFYIGNWNSSVNWLQGNSIESDIYGGYKFKAGPFDLDVGALSYIYPGNSRGNTTELYGAGTWADEAIGSFTLKYSHTVSKDYFNYAGNKDGSGLKGRNTGYLNLSYSKEIVPKVTLKAAVGYTHMSSDIRSLGYKSYVDYNVGASYDFGNGLSLAGSVQGANKKSSYLALSNPGYDFGFGTFGQQYYSPNKARFIVTLSKTL from the coding sequence ATGCACCGTAAATTCGCCCAGGCAATGGCCGTGGCCGCCCTTGCCGCACTGCCGATGCTGGCGAGCGCCCAACTTACGGGCAACGTGGCCCTGACCAGCAACTACAAGTTCCGCGGTCAGGACCAGGACATGATCGGGAAGAACGACTACGCCAAGACCAAGGGCTTCAAGCCCGCCATCCAGGGCGGCTTCGACTACGCATTCGGCGAAAGCGGCTTCTATATCGGTAACTGGAATTCGAGCGTCAACTGGCTGCAGGGCAACAGCATCGAGAGCGACATCTATGGCGGTTACAAGTTCAAGGCCGGCCCGTTCGACCTGGACGTGGGCGCACTCAGCTACATCTACCCGGGCAACAGCCGCGGCAACACCACCGAGCTGTACGGCGCCGGCACCTGGGCCGACGAAGCGATCGGGTCGTTCACGCTGAAGTACTCGCACACCGTGTCCAAGGACTACTTCAACTACGCGGGCAACAAGGACGGCTCGGGCCTGAAGGGGCGCAACACCGGCTACCTGAACCTGTCGTACAGCAAGGAAATCGTGCCCAAGGTCACGCTGAAGGCCGCCGTGGGCTACACCCACATGTCCAGCGACATCCGCAGCCTGGGCTACAAGAGCTACGTGGACTACAACGTGGGCGCGTCGTATGACTTCGGCAACGGCCTGTCGCTGGCGGGCTCGGTGCAGGGCGCCAACAAGAAGAGTTCCTACCTCGCGCTGAGCAACCCGGGCTACGACTTCGGCTTCGGCACCTTCGGCCAGCAGTACTACTCGCCCAACAAGGCGCGCTTCATCGTCACCCTCAGCAAGACGCTGTAA
- a CDS encoding YifB family Mg chelatase-like AAA ATPase: MSLSLVQSRALLGLEAASVTVEVHLANGLPSFTLVGLAETEVKEARERVRSAIQNAGLEFPNNKRITVNLAPADLPKDSGRFDLPIALGILAASEQIQAARLAGHEFAGELSLSGELRPVRGALAMALALHTRGIATRLVLPTESAQEAALVPGGEVYGARHLLDVVRRFMAEDAALQQAEPPAADGWARVHAAAAATMPTYADLADVKGHAGARRALEIAAAGGHSLLMVGEPGSGKSMLAQRFAGLLPPMSVDEALESAAVASLGGSFSTARWMTRPTSAPYHTSSAVALVGGGGSPPRPGEISQAHHGVLFLDEFPEFARSALEALREPLETGTITIARAARRAEFPARFQLIAAMNPCPCGYLGSTLKACRCTPDQILRYQGKLSGPLLDRIDLHIEVPAVSAQQLLGAPAGESTGSIRTRVVAAREFALQRQGSANQALQAGAIDEHAALDDAARKFMVNAAAKLGWSARSTHRALKVARTVADLAGAESVRAEHVAEAVQYRRALRH, from the coding sequence ATGAGCCTGTCTTTGGTGCAAAGTCGTGCTTTGCTTGGGCTGGAAGCGGCCAGTGTCACGGTTGAGGTGCATCTGGCGAACGGCCTGCCGAGCTTCACGCTCGTCGGGCTGGCGGAAACCGAAGTCAAGGAGGCGCGCGAACGCGTGCGTTCGGCCATCCAGAACGCCGGCCTCGAGTTTCCGAACAACAAGAGGATCACCGTCAATCTGGCGCCGGCCGACCTGCCAAAGGACTCCGGCCGCTTCGATCTTCCCATTGCGCTCGGCATCCTCGCCGCCAGCGAGCAGATCCAGGCCGCCCGCCTCGCCGGCCACGAATTTGCCGGCGAACTCTCTCTTTCGGGTGAGCTGCGGCCCGTACGCGGCGCGCTGGCCATGGCGCTTGCCCTGCACACCCGCGGCATCGCCACGCGCCTGGTGCTGCCCACCGAAAGCGCGCAGGAAGCCGCGCTGGTGCCCGGCGGCGAGGTGTATGGCGCCAGGCACCTGCTGGACGTGGTGCGGCGCTTCATGGCCGAGGACGCGGCGCTGCAGCAGGCCGAGCCACCCGCCGCGGACGGCTGGGCCCGGGTCCACGCCGCGGCCGCTGCCACCATGCCGACGTACGCCGACCTGGCCGACGTGAAGGGGCATGCAGGCGCCAGGCGCGCCCTTGAAATCGCCGCCGCGGGTGGACACAGCCTGCTGATGGTCGGGGAGCCCGGTTCGGGCAAGTCCATGCTCGCGCAGCGCTTTGCCGGGCTGCTGCCGCCCATGAGCGTGGACGAGGCGCTTGAGAGTGCGGCGGTCGCCAGCCTGGGCGGCAGCTTCTCGACCGCGCGCTGGATGACCCGGCCCACCTCAGCGCCGTACCACACGTCGAGCGCCGTCGCGCTGGTGGGCGGCGGCGGCTCGCCCCCGCGGCCGGGCGAGATCTCGCAGGCGCACCATGGTGTGCTGTTCCTGGACGAATTTCCCGAGTTCGCGCGTTCCGCGCTCGAGGCGCTGCGCGAGCCGCTCGAAACCGGCACCATCACCATTGCGCGGGCCGCCCGGCGCGCCGAGTTTCCCGCCCGCTTCCAGCTCATTGCGGCCATGAACCCGTGCCCTTGCGGCTACCTGGGCTCGACGCTGAAGGCTTGCCGCTGCACGCCCGACCAGATCTTGCGCTACCAGGGCAAGCTCAGCGGCCCGTTGCTCGACCGCATCGACCTGCACATCGAAGTGCCCGCGGTCTCGGCGCAGCAGTTGCTCGGGGCGCCCGCCGGGGAATCGACCGGCAGCATCCGCACCCGCGTGGTCGCCGCGCGCGAATTCGCGCTGCAGCGCCAGGGCAGCGCCAACCAGGCGCTGCAGGCCGGTGCCATCGACGAACACGCCGCCCTGGACGATGCGGCGCGCAAGTTCATGGTGAATGCCGCCGCCAAGCTCGGCTGGTCGGCACGCAGCACGCACCGCGCGCTCAAGGTGGCGCGCACGGTGGCCGACCTGGCGGGTGCCGAGTCGGTGCGGGCGGAGCACGTGGCGGAGGCGGTGCAGTACCGTCGGGCACTGCGGCACTGA
- a CDS encoding serine/threonine protein kinase, producing the protein MTTNASSSSNSSSAPADPQERPHPLAAGHRLDEFELLEVIGEGGFGIVYRAYDHSLQREVAIKEYMPSMLARRVGDDSVHVRSDRLTATFQAGLRSFINEARTLAQFSHPALVRVHRFWEANSTAYMAIQLYRGRTLRRLAEEDPSKISEAWLLGVLGPLLGALETLHRSQCFHRDIAPDNIFIQQDDMPVLLDFGAARKSIADLVDEVAVMVKSGYSPIEQYADDNTLLQGAWTDLYALGAVLYRAVTGHPPPSAVVRSVQDAYVPLSSLGRGDLSPGFCAAVDHTLAVHSKDRTQTVAAFAAELGLAKLGDTYVSGLPAPTVIVAPPSKAAPAVVPPRQQAAAPAKPAAAPDTAASAGVVQAKAAVPEPVEATSEPEAEVVSTARPVPAPSSKAAAPARAPSAAARQKQQPPSSVRKTSRPPWVLVGALVIALVGVGSWIGLRLSSWKQETSTAMAPVPPPSGPMSANAPPPAAMPPGDGGTAPAGGNVAAAPGGATPPAAAASAPAASLTPLDSVPVIAPAPAAQANAATPATPPTATTPATPATPPEAALATSEVEDWNLAQAENTREGYEAYLRRYRRGLHVREARNALAELNRLSTTVPAAPGTTPANAVPTVVAGGATTPPAAQPAAPPGMGRVVLNIRPWGQVLVDGAERGVSPPLKSLSLRPGIYNIEVRNGDLDVYRQRVTVQDSRSAPVVSHEFK; encoded by the coding sequence ATGACGACGAACGCCAGCAGCAGTAGCAACAGCAGCAGCGCGCCGGCCGATCCGCAGGAGCGGCCCCATCCGCTGGCGGCGGGCCATCGGCTGGACGAGTTCGAACTGCTCGAGGTGATCGGCGAAGGCGGCTTCGGCATCGTCTACCGGGCCTACGACCACTCGCTGCAGCGCGAGGTGGCCATCAAGGAATACATGCCGTCGATGCTCGCGCGCCGCGTGGGCGACGACAGCGTGCATGTGCGTTCCGACCGGCTCACGGCCACCTTCCAGGCGGGCCTGCGCAGCTTCATCAACGAGGCGCGCACGCTCGCGCAGTTCAGCCATCCGGCATTGGTGCGGGTGCATCGCTTCTGGGAGGCGAACTCCACCGCCTACATGGCGATCCAGCTCTATCGCGGCCGCACGCTGCGGCGCCTTGCCGAGGAAGATCCGTCGAAGATTTCCGAGGCCTGGCTGCTCGGCGTGCTGGGCCCACTGCTCGGCGCGCTGGAAACGCTGCACCGCAGCCAGTGCTTCCACCGCGACATCGCCCCCGACAACATCTTCATCCAGCAGGACGACATGCCGGTGCTGCTGGACTTCGGCGCGGCGCGCAAGTCGATTGCCGACCTCGTCGACGAAGTCGCGGTGATGGTGAAGTCGGGCTATTCGCCGATCGAGCAGTACGCCGACGACAACACGCTGCTGCAGGGCGCGTGGACCGACCTCTATGCGCTGGGTGCCGTGCTGTACCGCGCGGTCACCGGGCATCCGCCACCGTCGGCGGTGGTGCGCAGCGTGCAGGACGCCTATGTGCCGCTGTCTTCGCTGGGGCGCGGCGACCTGAGTCCGGGCTTCTGCGCGGCGGTCGATCACACGCTGGCAGTGCACAGCAAGGACCGCACGCAGACCGTGGCCGCATTCGCGGCCGAGCTGGGCCTGGCCAAGCTTGGCGACACCTACGTGAGCGGGCTGCCGGCGCCGACGGTCATCGTTGCGCCGCCTTCGAAGGCGGCACCAGCCGTGGTGCCGCCGCGGCAGCAAGCAGCGGCGCCCGCGAAGCCCGCGGCGGCGCCGGACACCGCAGCATCGGCCGGGGTTGTGCAGGCCAAGGCCGCCGTGCCCGAACCGGTCGAGGCCACGTCAGAGCCCGAGGCCGAGGTCGTATCCACGGCCAGACCGGTTCCGGCGCCTTCGTCCAAGGCCGCCGCGCCGGCACGCGCGCCGTCGGCAGCTGCCAGGCAGAAGCAGCAACCGCCGTCGTCCGTGAGGAAAACATCGCGTCCGCCGTGGGTGCTGGTCGGCGCGCTGGTGATCGCGCTGGTGGGCGTGGGCAGCTGGATCGGACTTCGCCTGAGTTCGTGGAAGCAGGAGACCTCGACCGCGATGGCGCCGGTGCCTCCGCCTTCGGGCCCGATGTCCGCCAACGCGCCGCCTCCCGCCGCCATGCCGCCGGGCGATGGCGGCACGGCACCCGCAGGAGGCAACGTGGCCGCAGCCCCCGGCGGCGCCACGCCTCCCGCGGCGGCGGCCAGTGCGCCGGCCGCTTCGTTGACGCCGCTGGACAGCGTGCCGGTCATTGCCCCGGCGCCGGCAGCGCAGGCCAACGCGGCAACACCGGCGACGCCGCCGACTGCCACCACACCGGCAACACCGGCCACGCCGCCGGAGGCGGCCCTCGCCACCAGCGAAGTCGAAGACTGGAACCTGGCCCAGGCCGAGAACACGCGCGAGGGCTACGAAGCCTATCTGCGCCGCTACCGGCGCGGCCTGCATGTGCGCGAGGCCCGCAATGCGCTTGCCGAGCTGAACCGGCTCTCGACCACCGTGCCGGCGGCGCCCGGCACCACGCCGGCGAACGCCGTTCCCACCGTGGTGGCGGGCGGCGCCACCACGCCGCCGGCCGCACAGCCGGCCGCCCCTCCCGGCATGGGACGCGTGGTGCTCAACATACGGCCTTGGGGCCAGGTCCTGGTCGACGGCGCCGAGCGCGGCGTGAGCCCGCCGCTCAAGTCACTGTCGCTGCGCCCGGGCATCTACAACATCGAAGTGCGCAACGGCGACCTCGACGTGTACCGGCAGCGCGTGACGGTGCAGGACAGCCGCTCGGCGCCCGTGGTGAGCCACGAGTTCAAATAG
- the tagF gene encoding type VI secretion system-associated protein TagF, with translation MNSGIPLPRVWVPADEQIGWYGKLPAAGDFLYRRMPRELQAWWDRWMQNGLGAFKRWPDAMTRHYVVAPVWNFAIPATQGVDALQFGCIAPSCDRVGRYYPVCVTLQVAASNYRPSMLEGSAAWYWQCGTALLQAIRHSVAPDQFDHQVLAAAHGGFHTASGGSDDILSILGPAAGGAGAGAQQRLGWPELPLCFDAFGSTSYWWTNQADGSPLRTAAHGGGLNTPLFSKLFSQGHVPWA, from the coding sequence ATGAACAGCGGCATCCCTTTGCCCCGGGTGTGGGTACCGGCCGACGAGCAGATCGGCTGGTACGGCAAGCTGCCGGCGGCCGGCGACTTTCTCTACCGCCGCATGCCGCGCGAGCTCCAGGCCTGGTGGGACCGCTGGATGCAGAACGGCCTCGGCGCTTTCAAGCGCTGGCCCGACGCCATGACGCGGCACTACGTCGTGGCGCCGGTCTGGAACTTTGCGATTCCCGCGACGCAGGGCGTGGATGCGCTGCAGTTCGGCTGCATTGCGCCCAGCTGCGACCGCGTCGGGCGCTACTACCCCGTGTGCGTGACGCTGCAGGTGGCGGCGTCGAACTACCGCCCTTCCATGCTGGAGGGTTCCGCCGCGTGGTACTGGCAGTGCGGCACGGCCTTGCTGCAGGCGATCCGCCACAGCGTGGCGCCCGACCAGTTCGACCACCAGGTGCTGGCCGCGGCCCATGGCGGGTTCCACACTGCGAGCGGCGGCTCGGACGACATCCTTTCGATCCTCGGGCCCGCGGCCGGGGGCGCAGGTGCGGGCGCGCAGCAGCGCCTCGGCTGGCCCGAGCTTCCGCTGTGCTTCGATGCCTTCGGAAGCACCAGCTACTGGTGGACCAACCAGGCGGACGGCTCGCCGCTGCGAACCGCCGCGCACGGCGGAGGCCTCAACACGCCATTGTTTTCGAAGTTGTTTTCACAGGGGCATGTGCCATGGGCATGA
- the tssM gene encoding type VI secretion system membrane subunit TssM, which yields MLRAIFRFLVSRDLWVFLGLLAVAFLIWVIGPVIAVGRYRPLEGEFVRIVVIALMFAVWIARVLYRKWRERRLNAQLLNQLRTPSEKGKAAKPEDAPEIKELQSGFTDATAILKNMRFGAGADGKAAGRFAVFDRQYLYQLPWYIFIGAPGSGKTTALVNSDLDFPLADQLGKAAVRGIGGTRNCDWWFTNEAVLIDTAGRYTTHESNRETDESEWKGFLDLLKKFRPRQPINGAILTISIADLPLADDAQRARHAMALRKRLLELRNGLGINFPVYVLVTKTDLLAGFNEYFGSLGRAERSQVWGFTFPIDANPADPAKADLRERFHQEYKLLHQRLDERLPELLAAEPDQMRRAQAYLLPQQFASFEDILGTFLADVFSLSKFEVAPMLRGVYFTSGTQEGTAFDRVMGAIKRYLQVNAPPAPPPGPGKSYFLKELLQQVIFRDAGVAGTNLRWYRRKRAIDLAGYSLIGVLLVVLLGAGINSWRNNRDYVAEVDNNAKAFNKAAARGELPTVVDSNSDIATSLPVLDRLRDLPKSSQFDIGDPPVGYRFGLYQGEKLQAATDGVYQRALESVLLPQAAQRVEQALREASKTDAEYSYEALKAYLMLYDAERYDADFLQAWLLTDVDRKIGAALTREQRAKLETHLQALFAGRVVTSPFAKDDRLVTETRGRLAGVPLAQRSYARLRRILLQTSPPNAFSIAEAAGAESGLVIKRASGKPLTDGIPTLFTYRGYWDIFDKRMAETTLALEQEDRWVLQIRAPGITDITSRELLLREVRRLYLTDYIRIWDEYLTDVRLADSRSLLQSIQMTRVLSTSESPMSRLIRGAARETDLLRNHDEAARSLLDQAQNRVASTRERIEQLIGQPDGSQRRNTAPDRPESLVDNHFAPLRRMVTAPKAGGQAPIDATAALINELYTFLTATDTALRSGNIPPSSDAVTKVQAEAGRLPVPFQGMLNDLSATASSKAAAVTRQNIGQNAAATIGQFCSQAIAGRYPFSRGSNRDVAAGDFAQLFAPGGMMDDFFQKNLASQVDTSVNPWAFKRSVDGSSQGRSAYLDSFQKAQAIRDVFFMGMAGGRTPSFSIDIRPEDMDAAISQFTLDIDGQTVRYAHGPQAPSTVKWPGPRNSNQVRLQVTTANGTPAGGIVTEGPWALHRLFDKASVSAGSSPESFNATFDLQGKKVVLAVTANSVYNPLRLSQMNGFSCPGKS from the coding sequence ATGTTGCGCGCGATTTTCCGTTTTCTCGTGAGCCGCGACCTGTGGGTCTTTCTCGGGCTCTTGGCCGTCGCGTTCCTGATCTGGGTCATCGGTCCCGTCATCGCGGTGGGCCGCTACCGGCCGCTCGAAGGCGAGTTCGTCCGCATCGTCGTCATCGCGCTGATGTTCGCGGTCTGGATCGCGCGGGTGCTCTACCGCAAATGGCGCGAGCGGCGCCTCAATGCGCAGCTGCTCAACCAGCTGCGCACGCCGTCCGAGAAAGGGAAGGCCGCCAAGCCCGAGGACGCGCCCGAGATCAAGGAGCTGCAAAGCGGCTTCACCGATGCCACCGCCATCCTGAAGAACATGCGCTTCGGCGCGGGGGCCGACGGCAAGGCGGCGGGCCGCTTTGCGGTGTTCGACCGGCAGTACCTGTACCAGCTGCCCTGGTACATCTTCATCGGCGCGCCGGGCTCGGGCAAGACCACGGCGCTGGTCAACTCCGACCTCGACTTTCCGCTGGCCGACCAGCTCGGCAAGGCCGCGGTGCGCGGCATCGGCGGCACGCGCAACTGCGACTGGTGGTTCACCAACGAGGCGGTGCTGATCGACACCGCGGGGCGCTACACCACGCACGAGAGCAACCGTGAAACCGACGAGAGCGAGTGGAAGGGCTTTCTCGACCTCCTGAAGAAGTTCAGGCCGCGCCAGCCGATCAACGGCGCGATCCTCACCATCAGCATTGCCGATCTTCCGCTGGCCGACGACGCACAGCGGGCGCGCCACGCCATGGCGCTGCGCAAGCGGCTGCTCGAACTGCGCAACGGCCTGGGCATCAACTTTCCGGTGTACGTGCTGGTCACCAAGACCGACCTCCTGGCCGGTTTCAACGAGTACTTCGGCTCGCTGGGCCGCGCCGAGCGTTCGCAGGTCTGGGGCTTCACCTTTCCGATCGACGCCAACCCGGCGGACCCGGCCAAGGCCGATCTGCGCGAGCGCTTCCACCAGGAATACAAGCTGCTGCACCAGCGCCTGGACGAGCGCCTGCCCGAGCTGCTGGCGGCCGAGCCCGACCAGATGCGGCGCGCGCAGGCCTACCTGCTGCCGCAGCAGTTCGCGAGCTTCGAGGACATCCTCGGCACCTTCCTGGCCGACGTGTTCAGCCTCTCGAAGTTCGAGGTTGCGCCCATGCTGCGGGGCGTGTACTTCACGAGCGGCACGCAGGAGGGCACGGCCTTCGACCGCGTGATGGGCGCCATCAAGCGCTACCTGCAGGTCAACGCGCCGCCCGCGCCGCCGCCCGGCCCGGGCAAGAGCTACTTCCTCAAGGAGCTGCTGCAGCAGGTGATCTTCCGCGACGCGGGCGTGGCCGGCACCAACCTGCGCTGGTACCGGCGCAAGCGGGCCATCGACCTCGCGGGCTACAGCCTCATCGGTGTACTGTTGGTGGTGCTGCTGGGGGCCGGCATCAACAGCTGGCGCAACAACCGCGACTACGTGGCCGAGGTCGACAACAACGCCAAGGCCTTCAACAAGGCGGCGGCGCGCGGCGAGCTCCCGACGGTGGTCGATTCGAACAGCGACATCGCGACCTCCTTGCCGGTGCTCGACCGCCTGCGCGACCTGCCCAAGTCGAGCCAGTTCGACATCGGCGACCCGCCCGTCGGCTACCGTTTCGGGCTCTACCAGGGCGAGAAGCTCCAGGCCGCGACCGACGGCGTCTACCAGCGCGCGCTCGAGAGCGTGCTGCTGCCGCAAGCGGCGCAACGCGTGGAGCAGGCACTGCGCGAGGCCTCGAAGACCGATGCCGAATACAGCTACGAGGCGCTCAAGGCCTACCTCATGCTGTACGACGCGGAGCGCTACGACGCCGACTTCCTGCAGGCCTGGCTGCTCACCGACGTGGACCGCAAGATCGGCGCCGCGCTCACCCGCGAGCAGCGCGCCAAGCTCGAGACGCACCTGCAGGCGCTGTTCGCGGGGCGCGTGGTGACCTCGCCGTTCGCCAAGGACGACCGGCTCGTGACCGAGACGCGCGGCCGGCTGGCCGGCGTGCCGCTGGCGCAGCGCTCCTATGCGCGGCTGCGGCGCATCCTGCTGCAGACCAGCCCGCCCAACGCCTTCAGCATTGCGGAGGCGGCGGGGGCCGAGTCGGGGCTGGTCATCAAGCGCGCGAGCGGCAAGCCGCTGACCGACGGCATCCCGACGTTGTTCACCTACCGCGGCTACTGGGACATCTTCGACAAGCGCATGGCGGAAACCACGCTCGCGCTCGAGCAGGAAGACCGCTGGGTGCTGCAGATCCGCGCGCCGGGCATCACCGACATCACCTCGCGCGAGCTGCTGCTGCGCGAGGTGCGGCGGCTCTATCTCACCGACTACATCCGCATCTGGGACGAGTACCTGACCGACGTTCGACTGGCCGACAGCCGCTCGCTGCTGCAGAGCATCCAGATGACGCGCGTGCTCTCGACCTCGGAGTCGCCGATGTCGCGCCTCATTCGCGGCGCTGCGCGCGAGACCGACCTGCTGCGCAACCACGACGAAGCCGCGCGCAGCCTGCTCGACCAGGCGCAGAACCGCGTGGCCAGCACGCGCGAGCGCATCGAGCAGCTCATCGGCCAGCCCGACGGCAGCCAGCGCCGCAACACCGCGCCGGACCGGCCCGAGTCGCTGGTGGACAACCACTTTGCGCCGCTTCGCCGCATGGTGACTGCGCCCAAGGCCGGGGGGCAGGCGCCCATCGACGCCACGGCCGCGCTCATCAACGAGCTCTACACCTTCCTCACGGCCACCGACACGGCATTGCGCAGCGGCAACATCCCGCCTTCGAGCGATGCGGTGACCAAGGTGCAGGCCGAGGCGGGCCGCCTGCCGGTGCCGTTCCAGGGCATGCTGAACGACCTTTCGGCCACCGCGTCGTCCAAGGCCGCAGCGGTGACGCGGCAGAACATCGGGCAGAACGCGGCCGCCACCATCGGCCAGTTCTGCAGCCAGGCCATCGCGGGGCGCTATCCGTTCTCCCGCGGCTCCAACCGCGACGTGGCGGCCGGCGACTTTGCGCAGCTGTTCGCACCGGGCGGCATGATGGACGACTTCTTCCAGAAGAACCTGGCCTCGCAGGTCGACACCTCCGTCAACCCGTGGGCCTTCAAGCGCAGCGTCGACGGCAGCTCGCAGGGCCGCTCGGCCTACCTCGATTCGTTCCAGAAGGCGCAGGCGATCCGCGACGTGTTCTTCATGGGCATGGCGGGCGGGCGCACGCCGTCGTTCAGCATCGACATCCGGCCCGAGGACATGGATGCCGCCATCAGCCAGTTCACGCTCGACATCGACGGTCAGACGGTGCGCTATGCGCACGGCCCGCAGGCCCCCAGCACCGTCAAGTGGCCCGGTCCGCGCAACAGCAACCAGGTGCGGCTGCAGGTGACCACCGCCAACGGCACGCCGGCCGGCGGCATCGTGACCGAAGGGCCGTGGGCACTGCACCGGCTTTTCGACAAGGCCTCGGTCTCGGCAGGCAGCTCACCCGAGTCTTTCAACGCGACCTTCGACCTGCAGGGCAAGAAGGTGGTGCTGGCGGTGACTGCGAACAGCGTCTACAACCCGCTGCGCCTGTCCCAGATGAACGGCTTCTCTTGTCCTGGAAAGTCCTGA
- a CDS encoding DotU family type VI secretion system protein — protein MNGVNDMAVGPGGFVPPNPGGSGNSDHAGVPPASRGLGQQPQSFTAWHDARRPHAGDTALAGNNPLVAAANPLLDLIPQIRATGHHDAPAQLREHLVDEVRRFETRAQQSGIAPEVIIGARYCLCTAVDEAAALTPWGGSIWSSQSLLVMFHNETWGGEKFFQLLSRLVQNPQQHLQLIELIYFCLAMGFEGRFRVIDNGRTQLETLKQRLLQIIRQARGEIAVPLSPHWQDASAPVRRTRNWLPLWAVGAVAAVLLVLVFGVLTFSLAGRSDGAFAAVNAVRLPQAARAVALPAPQPRLQRFLEPEIRDGLLTVRDEADRSVVVLRGDGLFASGSDRVLDRYAPVLARVADALNSVEGNVLVSGFSDDQPIRSVRFPSNWQLSQARADAVKKMIATRVTRPERLRAEGRGDADPLAPNDSPANRARNRRVEVTLLVAPVAGGAAAPQGGTR, from the coding sequence ATGAACGGTGTCAACGACATGGCCGTCGGTCCGGGAGGCTTTGTGCCGCCGAATCCGGGCGGCAGCGGCAACAGCGATCACGCGGGCGTGCCGCCGGCGTCGCGCGGCCTCGGCCAGCAACCCCAGTCATTCACCGCATGGCACGACGCACGGCGTCCGCATGCGGGCGACACGGCGTTGGCGGGCAACAACCCGCTCGTCGCCGCGGCCAACCCGCTGCTCGATCTGATTCCGCAGATCCGCGCCACCGGCCACCACGATGCGCCCGCGCAATTGCGCGAGCACCTGGTCGACGAGGTGAGGCGCTTCGAAACACGCGCGCAGCAAAGCGGCATCGCGCCCGAGGTGATCATCGGCGCGCGCTACTGCCTGTGCACCGCGGTCGATGAAGCGGCCGCGCTCACGCCCTGGGGCGGCAGCATCTGGTCGTCGCAGAGCCTGCTCGTGATGTTCCACAACGAAACCTGGGGCGGCGAGAAATTCTTCCAGCTGCTGTCGCGCCTGGTGCAGAACCCGCAGCAGCATCTGCAGCTGATCGAGCTCATCTATTTCTGCCTGGCGATGGGTTTCGAAGGGCGCTTCCGCGTCATCGACAACGGGCGCACGCAGCTCGAAACGCTCAAGCAGCGGCTGCTGCAGATCATCCGACAGGCGCGCGGTGAAATTGCCGTGCCGCTGTCGCCGCACTGGCAGGACGCGAGCGCACCGGTGCGCCGCACGCGCAACTGGCTGCCGCTGTGGGCCGTGGGCGCCGTGGCGGCGGTGCTGCTGGTGCTGGTGTTCGGGGTGCTCACGTTCAGCCTGGCCGGCCGCTCCGACGGTGCCTTCGCGGCCGTGAATGCGGTGCGCCTGCCACAGGCCGCACGCGCCGTGGCGCTGCCCGCGCCGCAGCCGCGGCTGCAGCGCTTTCTCGAACCCGAGATCCGCGACGGCCTGCTGACGGTGCGCGACGAGGCCGACCGCAGCGTGGTGGTGCTGCGCGGCGACGGCCTGTTCGCATCGGGCTCCGACCGCGTGCTCGACCGCTATGCGCCCGTGCTCGCGCGCGTGGCCGACGCGCTCAACTCCGTGGAAGGCAACGTGCTGGTCAGCGGCTTCAGCGATGACCAGCCGATCCGCAGCGTGCGCTTCCCGTCCAACTGGCAGCTCTCGCAGGCGCGCGCCGATGCGGTCAAGAAAATGATCGCCACGCGCGTCACACGGCCCGAGCGCCTGCGCGCCGAAGGGCGCGGCGACGCCGACCCCCTGGCGCCCAACGATTCGCCGGCCAACCGCGCGCGCAACCGGCGGGTCGAGGTGACGCTGCTGGTGGCACCCGTGGCCGGCGGCGCCGCAGCGCCGCAGGGAGGAACCCGCTGA